GGCATTTTCACCCGCAGGGCGATGCTGTTGATGAACAGCCCGACCGTGCGTTGCATCTCCGGCATTTCCACCGGACGCCCAGCCACCGTGACGCCGAACAGCACGTCGCGATCACCGCTCAAGCGACGCAGCACCAGCGCCCATGCTGCCTGGGCGAAGGTGTTGATGGTCAGCTGATGCGCCTGAGCCAGTTCGCGCAGTTGCGCACCATCGCGGGCATCGAGCCTTGTGTAGCGGTCGCCGACGATCATGCCGCCGCTGTCGCCGGCATGTTCACGCAGGAACGGTCGGTCGCTCGGAATCGGTGTAGTGCGCTCGAAACCTCGCAGGTTCTGCTGCCACCACTGCCGCGCTTCGGCCAGGCTCTGGCGTTGCAGCCAACCAATGTAATCGCGATATCGCGACACAAGCCCAAGCTGCGCTTCGCGGCCTTCGCCGAGGGCGGTGTAGATCTCGAAGAAATCGTTCATCAGCAGCGAGCGGCACCAGGCATCGATAAGGATGTGGTGGTTGCTCATCATGAACCAGTAACGCGCCGGGCCCACACGGATCAAGCGCAGGTGGAACGGTGCCTGGTTGAGCAGATCGAACCCGGCCTCACGCTCGCTTTTCAGCAGCGTCTGCAACTTCGGCTCTTGCTCGGTTTCGGCAACCGCGCTCCAGTCCAGATATTCGATCGGCGTGCTGCCCGGTTTGTGGATCACTTGCAGCATGTCTTCGCCGACGTTCCAGCAGAACGACGCGCGCAAGGCTTCGTGACGGGCGATCACCGCTTGCCAGGCCTGGGCGAAACGTTGCGGATCGAGCTCGCTGTTGATGCGGTAGCGGTCCTGCATGTAGTAGAGGCCGGTGCCCGGTTCGAGCAAGGTGTGCAGCAGCATGCCTTCCTGCATCGGGGTCAGCGGGTAGACGTCTTCGATCATTGCCGCCGGGACTGGCAATGCGTCGAGTTGCGGCTGAGTCAGCCTGGCCAGCGGGAAGTCCGACGGCGTCAGCCCGCCCGCGTTGTCGCTCAGACAATGCTGGATCAGGCTTTGCAACTCGCCCAGATACGCCTCTGCCAGTTCGGTGATGGTTAGCAGATCGTGGCGTTCGGTGCTGAAGGTCCAGCGCAGCACCAACTCACCGCCATACACCTGACTGTCGACGCTCAGCTCGTTGGGCAGCGGCGCATGTGGGTCATGGGCTGCGCCCACCGGTTCATCGAGCGGACGGAACAACGCATCACTGCCGAAACTCTGGTCGAACTGACCCAGGTAGTTGAAGGTGATCGGCGCCACCGGCAACGCGGCCATGGTCTGACGGCACACGCCATCGGCCAGGTAACGCAGCACGCCATAACCCAAACCTTTGTGAGGCACCGCGCGCAGTTGCTCCTTGATCGCCTTGATCGACGCACCCTGTTCATTCATGGGTGTGAGGCGCAGCGGATAGGCGCTGGTGAACCAGCCCACGGTGCGGGTCAGGTCGATCTCGTCGAACAGGGTTTCACGACCATGGCCTTCGAGTTGAATCAACGCTGATTCGTGACCGGTCCAGCGGCACACCACACGGGCCAATGCGGTCAGCAGCAGGTCATTGACCTGGGTGCGATAGGCTGTCGGTGCCTGTTGCAGCAGTTGGCGGGTACGCTCGCTGTCGAGGCGCACGCTGACGGTTTGCGCGTGACGATTTTGCTGACCGCCCTGCGGACGATCACACGGCAATTCAGCGCTTGGCCCGGCCAATTGCGTCTGCCACCAGCTCAATTCTTCCCGCAGGGATTCGCTGCCGGCATAAGCCTGCAACCGTGCGGCCCAGTCCTTGAAGGCACTGGTTTTTGCCGGCAGTTTTACTGACTGCTCTGCATCGAGTTGACGATAAACCGTTTGCAGATCGTCCAGCAGCACCCGCCACGACACCCCGTCCACCACCAAGTGGTGAATGGCAATGAACAGCCGTTGTTGCCCCTCAGGATCATCCACCAGCAGCGCCCGCATCAGCGGCCCTTGCTCAAGGTCGAGGCTGCGTTGGGCATCGGCGAACAGCGCCACGCATTTGTCCATGGTCGGCACGTGCACCTGCCACAGCACGGCAGCGTCGGAAACCGCCTGGTGCTCGGCCTGCCAATGGCCGGCGACTTCGGTAAAGCGCAGGCGCAAGGCGTCGTGCTGTTCGATCACCGCCAGCAGCGCTTGCTCCAGACGATGCGGCTCCAGCGCCACGGTCGGCTCCAGCAGCAACGCCTGGTTCCAGTGTTGACGCTGCGGGATTTCAGTGTCGAAGAACCAATGTTGAATCGGCGTCAAAAGTGATTCGCCCGTGAGCAATCCTTGCTCGGCCGTGACCTGCTCGGTGCGGGTTGCGACGGCGGCCAGCGTCTGCACGGTCTGGTGCTGGAACAAGTCCCGTGGGCTGAAATGGATGCCCTGCTGCCGCGCACGGCTGACCACCTGGATCGACAGAATCGAATCGCCGCCCAGTTCGAAGAAGTTATCGTTGAGGCCGACCTGCTGGACGTTCAGCACTTCGCACCAGATGCCAGCCAGGGTCAGCTCGAGTTCGTTGCTCGGCGCCACGTACTGCTGACGATTCAACTCCGGGTCCGGGGCCGGCAGTGCGCGGCGGTCGAGCTTGCCGTTGGCGGTCAGCGGCATGCTGGCCAGCAGGATCAAATGCGTCGGCACCATGTAATCCGGCAACTGCGATTTGAGGTGCGCCTTCAACGCTTCGCGCAATGCAGTTTGTTGCGCTTCATCCTGTTCGGAGACGTCGGTGACCAGATAGCCGACCAATTGCTTGCCGCTCGGTGCGTCGAGGGCCAGCACCACCGCTTCACGCACGGACTCGTGTTCCAGCAAACGGGTTTCGATCTCGCCCAGTTCGATGCGGAAACCACGGATCTTCACTTGATGGTCGATACGGCCGAGGTACTCAACCAGACCATCGACGCGCTGACGGACAAGGTCACCGGTGCGGTACAAACGTCCGCCATTGGCGGCGAACGGATCAGCAACAAAGCGTTCGGCGGTCATGCCCGGACGCTGGTGATATCCCTGCGCCAGACCGGCACCACCGACAAACAACTCGCCCGTCGCACCTTGCGGCACCAACGCCAGATCAGCGTCGAGGATGTAAGCGACGCGAGCGCCAATCACGCTGCCAATCGGCACGCTGCCCAGCCCTTCTTCCAATTGCTCAGGTGCCAGGCTGGCGAGCGGCATGACCACGGTTTCAGTTGGACCGTAGGCATTGAAAAACAGGCTCGGTTTGAACGCCGCGCGAATCCGTTGCAAGTGTTCGCCCGTCAGAGCCTCGCCGCCGGTGATGCACATGCGCACTGGCAGGGTTTCACCCTGGGTCGCCAGCCATTGCGCCAACTGGCTGCCGTAGCTTGGGGTGAAACCAAGAATATTGATGTTGTGCCGACGAATCAGCCCGCAGATTTCTTGCGCATCCCACTGGCCTTGCGCACGCAGGACCACCTGCGCGCCGCGGAGCAGCGGCACCAGCAGACGCTCGGTCGCGGCATCGAAGTTGATCGAGTAGAAGTGCAACTCGCAGTCGTCCGGACGCATGCCGAAGCGCTCGATCACCGCGCGACAATGCATGGCGATTTCACCGTGGGACACCACCACGCCTTTCGGTTTGCCGGTGGAGCCGGAGGTGTAAATCAGGTACGCCTGATGTTGCGGCAGGCTGATAAACGGCAGTTCACTGGCCGGATAGTTGGCCAATGCAGCGGCGTCTTCTTCCAGACACCAGCGGCCGACGCTGGCAGGCAGTTCACCGAGTGCCGCGAACATCGCCGCATCGCTGAGCAGCAAACCGAGGCCGCTGTCTTCGATCATGTAGTGCAAGCGATCCAGCGGGTATTCCGGGTCCAGCGGCACATAGGCACCGCCAGCCTTGAGAATCGCCAGCAGGCCGACGACCATCTCCAGCGAACGCTCCAGCGCCAAACCGACCCGAACCTGTGGCCCGACTCCGCGCTCGCGCAGCATCCAGGCCAAACGATTGGCGCGGCTGTCGAGCTCGGCGTAGCTCAGGGTTTGCCCGGCGAACGTCAGGGCTGGCGCGTCCTTGCGCACCAGCGCCTGTTCGCTGAACAGGTGATGGATGCATTGATCGAGGCGATGCTCGCCCGGCTCGATGCCGAGGCTGTCGAGCAGGTTTTGCTGTTCAGTGGCTTCCAGTAACGGCAGTTCGCTGAGGCGTTGCTGCGGATCGGCGAGCAACGCTTCCAGCAAATTGCGCCAGTGCCCGGCCATGCGCGCAATGCGCGGCTCGTCGAACAAATCGGTGCTGTAGGTCAGGCAGCAACCGAGGCGATGGTCGAGATCAGTGACTTCCAGGTTGAGGTCAAACTTGGTCGCTCGCGCATCGTTGGCCAGGTACTCGACGGTCATCCCGGCCAGGGTTCGGCTCTGCTGGAACTCCCAGCGCTGCACGTTGCACATCACCTGGAACAGCGGGTTGTACGCCGCACTGCGCGGTGGCTGCAAGGCTTCCACCAGATGATCGAATGGCAGGTCCTGATGGGACTGACCTTCGATCACGGTGTGGCGAACCTGCTCGAACAACTCGCCGACGGACATCTGCCCGTCGAGCTGGCAACGCAGCACTTGAGTGTTGAGGAACGCGCCGATCAGCCCTTCGCTTTCCGGGCGAATGCGGTTGGCCACCGGCGCACCGATGCGCAAATCGGTCTGGCCACTGTAGCGATAAAGCAGCACCGCCAGCGCGGCAGTCATGGTCATGAACAGGGTCAGACCGTTTTGGGCATTGAAGGCACGAACCCGCGCCGCAAGATCATCGCTGAGGTCGAAGCGGAACAGCTCGCCCTGATGGCTTTGCACCGGCGGACGCGGACGATCGGCCGGCAATTCCAGCAGCGGATGTTCACGGCCCAGTTGCGCGGTCCAGTAATCGAGCTGACGCTGACGTTCGCCGGATTCCAGCCACTGACGCTGCCACACGCTGTAATCCAGATACTGCACTGGCAGCGGCTGAAGCGGCGATTCGCGGTCATCGACGAACGCTTCATAGAGCGCGCTCAATTCCCGGGCAAAAATGTCCATCGCCCAGCCTTCGGTGACGATGTGGTGCAGGGTCAGGACGAAGTAGTGCTCCTGCTCGGCGGTCTTGACCAGGCAAGCGCGCAGCAGCGGCCCGGCTTCCAGATCGAAAGGTTTATGGGCTTCGTCATCGGCCAGTTGCTGGACCTGCCATTCGCGGCCATCGGCATCCAGCGTGGTGAAATCCTTCCAGTCCATGCGCAGGCGAGTGTCGGGGTGAACCTGTTGCCGGGCCACGCCGTCGATGCTCGGGAAGGTCGTACGCAGGGTTTCGTGACGCATGATCAGCGCTTGCAGCGCCGCTTCGAAACGCCCGACATCCAGCACGCCGCGCAACCGCGCCATGCCGCCGACGTTGTAGGCCGGGCTGTCCGGCTCCATCTGCCAGAGGAACCACATGCGTTGCTGGGAATAGGACAGTGGCACCGGTTGGCTGCGGTCGACCTTCTCGATCGGTGGCTGTTTGTTGGTTTTGCCGCTGGCCTGGATCAAGCGAACCTGTTCGGCAAAAGCGCCCAGCTCACTGGCCTCGAACAGCGCCCGCAGCGGTAACTCGACGTCGCAGGCCTGACGGGTGCGGGAGATGATTTGCGTGGCCAACAGCGAGTGGCCGCCGAGGGCGAAGAAGTCGTCGCGAAGGCCGATCTGCGCCAGGCCCAGCACTTCACGCCAGATGCCGGCGATTTGTTGCTCAAGGGCAGTGACCGGTTCGACGTGCTCGCGGACTTGCCATTGAGGTTCCGGCAAGGCGCGACGGTCGAGTTTTCCGCTCGGACTCAGGGGCATTTCATCCAGACGCATGAGTTGCGCCGGGACCATGTATTCCGGCAGCTCAGCCGCCAGCGCGGTTTTCAGGCGAGTGGTTTGAGCTTCAATAGCTTCAGCGGAATCGGTAGAGGTGTAGTAACCGATCAACTGCCCGCCCGCCGCCGTTTCGCGCACCAGCACCACCGCTTGGGCGACTCCGGTCTGCGCCAACAGACGCGCTTCGATTTCTTCCGGCTCGACACGAAAACCACGCAGTTTGACTTGCTGATCGAGACGACCGAGGTATTCGATCACGCCGTCGGCGGTCCAGCGAGCGCGGTCACCGGTGCGATACAGACGTGTGCCCTGCTCGCCCAGCGGATCGACCACAAAGCGTTCCGCGGTCAAGCCTGGGCGACCCAGATAGCCTCGGGCCAAACCGAGACCGCTGATGCACAGTTCACCCGGCACACCGGCCGGCACCGGGTTGAGGTCGCTGTCGAGCACGCGGCACAGCACGTTGCCCAATGGCCGGCCAATCGGTGAGCGCTCGCCATCAGCCGTTGTGCAATGCCAGTGGGTGACGTTGATCGCCGTTTCGGTCGGACCATAGCGGTTGTGCAGTTGCACTGCCGGCAAGTGTTCCAGTACGCGATTGCGCAGTTCGGCGGGCAAGGCTTCGCCGCCGGAGAACAGTCGACGCAGGCTGGTGCATTCGGCGCTGAGCGGTTCGTCAATGAACAAGGAAAGCAACGGCGGCACGAAGTGCAGTGTGGTCACGCCGAATTGCTGGACCAGTTGCGCGATGCGGTGCGGATCGCGGTGTTCGCCGGGGCCGGCGATCAACAAGCGGCAACCGGTAATCAGCGGCCAGAAGCATTCCCACACCGACACGTCGAAACTGATCGGCGCTTTTTGCATCAGCACGTCAGTTTGGTCCAGACGGTAAGTGGCTTGCATCCATTGCAGCCGTTCAGCGAGGGCCGCGTGAGTGTTGCCAACGCCCTTCGGCTGACCGGTGGAACCGGAGGTGTAAATCACGTAGGCCAGGTTGTCGCCGTGCAGGTGCAAACCGGGCGCATGGCTTGGCCAGTTCTCCAGATGCAGGGCGTCCATGGCAATCACGCTGACGCCGTCGGTGGCCGGCAAGCGGTCGAGCAATTCGGTTTGGGTCAGCAGCAGCTCGACGCCACTGTCGCTGAGCATGTAGGCCAGGCGTTCGGCCGGGTAGTCCGGGTCCAGCGGCACATAAGCGCCGCCAGCCTTGATGATCGCCAGCAAGCCGATCAGCAACTGCGGCGAACGCTCGGCGGCGATGGCCACGCACACGTCCGGGCCGACGCCTTTGTCGCGCAGGTAATGCGCCAGACGGTTGGCCTGGGCGTGCAGTTCGGCGAAGTCCAGACTGCCACCGTCCCACAGCAGCGCGGTGCGCTCCGGGGTCTGGCGCGCTTGTTCGTTGAGCAACTCAGGCAGCCATTGGCTGGCCGGAGTGCACGGTGCGGCGCTCCAGACGGATTGCTGATCGTGCTCGCTCGGGGTCAGCAGTTGCAGGTCGCCGATGGCGGTCGTCGGTTGTTCGCAGACGGCTCGCAGCAGGTTGCTGAAATGCTCGGCCAGTCGCTCAATAGTCGTCACGTCAAACAACTCGCTGGCGTAGTCGAACGACAGGCTCAGGCGACCATTGCGGTCTTCTTCGCTGTGCAGTTGCAGATCGAACTTGGCTTCGCGACTGTGCCACGGCAGCTCTTCGGCGAGCAGTCCCGGCAAGCGACGCAGCGCACTGAAATCCCGTTGCTGATGGTTGAACATCACCTGGAACAGACCCTGCTCGCGGGCCTGCGGGAAGGCTTCAAGCAGTTGTTCGAACGGCAGATCCTGATGCGCTTGCGCGCCCAATGCCGCTTGACGGGTTTGCACCAGCAACTCAACGAACGGCTGTCGCGAATCCACCTCGGCGCGCAGCACTTGGGTATTGATGAAGAAGCCGATCAACCCTTGGGTTTCCAGGCGTGGACGGTTGGCATTCGGCACGCCGATACGGATGTCGCGTTGGCCGCTGTAGCGATGCAGCAGGCTCTGGAATGCCGCGAGCAACAGCATGAACGGCGTCGACTCATGAGCCTGGGCGGTCTGGCGAATGGCATCGCTCAGGCTGGCGTCCAAACGCAGCGTATGACGGGCGGCACTGTGAATGTGTTGCGCCGAGCGCGGATGATCGGTGGCCAGGCTCAGGGTCGGATGATCAACGCCCAACTGCGCTTTCCAGTACGCGAGTTGGCGCTCGCCCTCCCCTTGCGCCAACCACTGACGCTGCCAACTGCCGTAGTCGGCGTATTGCGTCAGCAACGCTGGAAGGCTGGCGGTCTGACCTTGGGAGGCCGCCGCATACAGGCGCGAGAACTCGTCGATCAACACGTTCATCGACCAGCCGTCGGCGATGATGTGGTGCATGGTCACCAGTAGTTGATGGTCCTCATCGCCGAGGCGCACCAGGGTCACCCACAGCAGCGGGCCTTTTTCCAGATCGAACTGGGTGCGGGCTTCGTCCTCGCGGATTTGCTGCGCGCGGGCTTCACGCTCGGCGGCTGGCAGGTCGCTGATGTCGATCACTTGCAGGTTGAATTCGCCGGCAGTAATGACCTGTTGCAGGGCCACACCTTCACGCTCGAAAAACCGTGTGCGCAGGGATTCATGACGTTCAATCAGTTGCTGGAAACTGGCGCGCAAGGCGTCTTCGTCCAGTTCGCCGCGCAGGCGCAAGGCACCAGGGATGTTGTAGGCACTGCTCTGCGGGTCGAGTTGCCAGGTGATCCACAAACGGTTTTGCGCCAGGGATTGCGGCATGGCATCACTGCGCGACAAGGGCATGATCGCGCCTTGGGCCACGCCGCCATCCTGTTGTTGCCGGGCGACCGCGGTAGCGAATGCGCCGAGGGTCGGCGCTTCGAACAGCAGGCGCAGATTCAGCTCCAGCCCCAGCTCTTCACGCAGGCGCGCGACTACTTGAGTGGCGGCGATGGAGTTGCCGCCGAGCAGGAAGAAGTGATCGTCGGCGTTGAGCTGTTTGACGCTTAG
The Pseudomonas lini DNA segment above includes these coding regions:
- a CDS encoding non-ribosomal peptide synthetase, giving the protein MTDAFELPSTLVQALQRRAALTPDRVALRFLAETQDQAVVLSYRELDQRARTIAGALQAETSFGDRAVLLFPSGPDYVAAFFGCLYAGVIAVPAYPPESTRRHHQERLLSIISDAEPRLLLTSADQRDALLQINEAPPLLCVDTLDSALAERWVAPDLHGEHIAFLQYTSGSTALPKGVQVSHGNLVANELLIRHGFGIDLNPDDVIVSWLPLYHDMGLIGGLLQPIFSGVPCVLMSPAYFLGRPLRWLEAISEYGGTISGGPDFAYRLCSERVSESALERLDLSGWRVAYSGSEPIRLDTLERFAEKFAACGFTSDSFMASYGLAEATLFVAGSPRGQGIPSLRVDDQALAQNRAEPGDGSPIMSCGISQPDHAVLIVDAVSLEELADNTVGEVWAAGPSIAHGYWRNPEATAKTFVQHAGRTWLRTGDLGFLRDGELFVTGRLKDMLIVRGHNLYPQDIEQTIEREVEVVRKGRVAAFAVNIEDQEGIGIAAEISRSVQKILPPEALIKAIRQAVAEAYQEAPSVVVLLNPGALPKTSSGKLQRSACRNCLADGSLDSYALFPSADFANPSETDTGSELQTLIGNIWCQQLSVKQLNADDHFFLLGGNSIAATQVVARLREELGLELNLRLLFEAPTLGAFATAVARQQQDGGVAQGAIMPLSRSDAMPQSLAQNRLWITWQLDPQSSAYNIPGALRLRGELDEDALRASFQQLIERHESLRTRFFEREGVALQQVITAGEFNLQVIDISDLPAAEREARAQQIREDEARTQFDLEKGPLLWVTLVRLGDEDHQLLVTMHHIIADGWSMNVLIDEFSRLYAAASQGQTASLPALLTQYADYGSWQRQWLAQGEGERQLAYWKAQLGVDHPTLSLATDHPRSAQHIHSAARHTLRLDASLSDAIRQTAQAHESTPFMLLLAAFQSLLHRYSGQRDIRIGVPNANRPRLETQGLIGFFINTQVLRAEVDSRQPFVELLVQTRQAALGAQAHQDLPFEQLLEAFPQAREQGLFQVMFNHQQRDFSALRRLPGLLAEELPWHSREAKFDLQLHSEEDRNGRLSLSFDYASELFDVTTIERLAEHFSNLLRAVCEQPTTAIGDLQLLTPSEHDQQSVWSAAPCTPASQWLPELLNEQARQTPERTALLWDGGSLDFAELHAQANRLAHYLRDKGVGPDVCVAIAAERSPQLLIGLLAIIKAGGAYVPLDPDYPAERLAYMLSDSGVELLLTQTELLDRLPATDGVSVIAMDALHLENWPSHAPGLHLHGDNLAYVIYTSGSTGQPKGVGNTHAALAERLQWMQATYRLDQTDVLMQKAPISFDVSVWECFWPLITGCRLLIAGPGEHRDPHRIAQLVQQFGVTTLHFVPPLLSLFIDEPLSAECTSLRRLFSGGEALPAELRNRVLEHLPAVQLHNRYGPTETAINVTHWHCTTADGERSPIGRPLGNVLCRVLDSDLNPVPAGVPGELCISGLGLARGYLGRPGLTAERFVVDPLGEQGTRLYRTGDRARWTADGVIEYLGRLDQQVKLRGFRVEPEEIEARLLAQTGVAQAVVLVRETAAGGQLIGYYTSTDSAEAIEAQTTRLKTALAAELPEYMVPAQLMRLDEMPLSPSGKLDRRALPEPQWQVREHVEPVTALEQQIAGIWREVLGLAQIGLRDDFFALGGHSLLATQIISRTRQACDVELPLRALFEASELGAFAEQVRLIQASGKTNKQPPIEKVDRSQPVPLSYSQQRMWFLWQMEPDSPAYNVGGMARLRGVLDVGRFEAALQALIMRHETLRTTFPSIDGVARQQVHPDTRLRMDWKDFTTLDADGREWQVQQLADDEAHKPFDLEAGPLLRACLVKTAEQEHYFVLTLHHIVTEGWAMDIFARELSALYEAFVDDRESPLQPLPVQYLDYSVWQRQWLESGERQRQLDYWTAQLGREHPLLELPADRPRPPVQSHQGELFRFDLSDDLAARVRAFNAQNGLTLFMTMTAALAVLLYRYSGQTDLRIGAPVANRIRPESEGLIGAFLNTQVLRCQLDGQMSVGELFEQVRHTVIEGQSHQDLPFDHLVEALQPPRSAAYNPLFQVMCNVQRWEFQQSRTLAGMTVEYLANDARATKFDLNLEVTDLDHRLGCCLTYSTDLFDEPRIARMAGHWRNLLEALLADPQQRLSELPLLEATEQQNLLDSLGIEPGEHRLDQCIHHLFSEQALVRKDAPALTFAGQTLSYAELDSRANRLAWMLRERGVGPQVRVGLALERSLEMVVGLLAILKAGGAYVPLDPEYPLDRLHYMIEDSGLGLLLSDAAMFAALGELPASVGRWCLEEDAAALANYPASELPFISLPQHQAYLIYTSGSTGKPKGVVVSHGEIAMHCRAVIERFGMRPDDCELHFYSINFDAATERLLVPLLRGAQVVLRAQGQWDAQEICGLIRRHNINILGFTPSYGSQLAQWLATQGETLPVRMCITGGEALTGEHLQRIRAAFKPSLFFNAYGPTETVVMPLASLAPEQLEEGLGSVPIGSVIGARVAYILDADLALVPQGATGELFVGGAGLAQGYHQRPGMTAERFVADPFAANGGRLYRTGDLVRQRVDGLVEYLGRIDHQVKIRGFRIELGEIETRLLEHESVREAVVLALDAPSGKQLVGYLVTDVSEQDEAQQTALREALKAHLKSQLPDYMVPTHLILLASMPLTANGKLDRRALPAPDPELNRQQYVAPSNELELTLAGIWCEVLNVQQVGLNDNFFELGGDSILSIQVVSRARQQGIHFSPRDLFQHQTVQTLAAVATRTEQVTAEQGLLTGESLLTPIQHWFFDTEIPQRQHWNQALLLEPTVALEPHRLEQALLAVIEQHDALRLRFTEVAGHWQAEHQAVSDAAVLWQVHVPTMDKCVALFADAQRSLDLEQGPLMRALLVDDPEGQQRLFIAIHHLVVDGVSWRVLLDDLQTVYRQLDAEQSVKLPAKTSAFKDWAARLQAYAGSESLREELSWWQTQLAGPSAELPCDRPQGGQQNRHAQTVSVRLDSERTRQLLQQAPTAYRTQVNDLLLTALARVVCRWTGHESALIQLEGHGRETLFDEIDLTRTVGWFTSAYPLRLTPMNEQGASIKAIKEQLRAVPHKGLGYGVLRYLADGVCRQTMAALPVAPITFNYLGQFDQSFGSDALFRPLDEPVGAAHDPHAPLPNELSVDSQVYGGELVLRWTFSTERHDLLTITELAEAYLGELQSLIQHCLSDNAGGLTPSDFPLARLTQPQLDALPVPAAMIEDVYPLTPMQEGMLLHTLLEPGTGLYYMQDRYRINSELDPQRFAQAWQAVIARHEALRASFCWNVGEDMLQVIHKPGSTPIEYLDWSAVAETEQEPKLQTLLKSEREAGFDLLNQAPFHLRLIRVGPARYWFMMSNHHILIDAWCRSLLMNDFFEIYTALGEGREAQLGLVSRYRDYIGWLQRQSLAEARQWWQQNLRGFERTTPIPSDRPFLREHAGDSGGMIVGDRYTRLDARDGAQLRELAQAHQLTINTFAQAAWALVLRRLSGDRDVLFGVTVAGRPVEMPEMQRTVGLFINSIALRVKMPEDDQRCSVRQWLSGLLDSNMQLREYEYLPLVSIQENSELPKGQPLFDSLFVFENAPVEVSVLDRAQSLNATSDSGRTHTNFPLTAVCYPGDDLGLHLSYDQRYFDESTVERMLGEFKRLLLALVEGFHGDMADLPLLGNEEQDFLIHGCNQSERDYPLEQSYVSLFEAQVAAHPQRVAASCLDQRHSYVELNQRSNRLGHALIAAGVGLDQPVALLAERNLDLLGMIIGSFKAGAGYLPLDPGLPSQRLSRIIDLSRTPLLVCTQACRDQAVALLEEFGCANRPRLLVWEEVQASEVSVANPGIYSGPDNLAYVIYTSGSTGLPKGVMVEQRGMLNNQLSKVPYLKLSEADVIAQTASQSFDISVWQFLAAPLFGARVDIVPNSIAHDPQGLLAHVQSQGISVLESVPSLIQGMLAQDRMSLDGLRWMLPTGEAMPPELAHQWLLRYPEIGLVNAYGPAECSDDVAFFRVDLASTRGSYLPIGTPTDNNRLYLLDGALELVPLGAVGELCVAGTGVGRGYVSDPLRTAQVFVPNPFGAPGDRLYRTGDLARRRSDGVLEYVGRIDHQVKIRGYRIELGEIEARLHEQPEVRDAAVGVQEGVNGKHLVGYLVAADSALNPNERLERIKQRLRAELPEYMVPLHWLWLDKLPLNANGKLDRKALPALEIGQLQSQDYQAPRNELEQTLANIWAEVLKVEKVGVRDNFFELGGHSLLATQIASRVQKALQRNVPLRAMFECSTVAELAEYIDGLAASDITEEKVDRLNDLMAELEGL